The sequence below is a genomic window from Candidatus Glassbacteria bacterium.
TCAATCTCACCAACGAGTTCCTGGCCAAACGCAGCAAGGAAAAAAAATAGCCGCCCGCGGCGCCGCAGCGCCGGGGGGTGGCGCACGGGTGCGCCCGCGCGACCTTCGTGGCCGCGCGGCTGCTCTTTTTCCTGGGGGTTTGCGTTCCGGAGGCTGTGGCGCTAATCCACGGGGAAGGCGGTCACGGGAAAGATTGCCACGGGAAAGGCCGCAGCGGAGGGGAGCGGCACGGGGAGAATCGCTACGAGCCCGTGCCACATACTGCCTGTGGAGAAGATTCCGCGACGCGGGGTCTTCACGGCCTAGTACTACTTTGTTAGTTCAGGGCCATCACGCGATTTGGCATAGAATGCGATGACCTGTCGGAAGAGTTCCTCAAGTACGAGCCGCCGGAGTGCGGCGATACTTTTTCGCCCCACCGGGGGGGAAACCCCGCGTCGGTGGGGCAGGGTTTCTGCCAACCACCGCCGCTCCGAAGCTTTGCTGCAAGGTCAGAAAGCAATGGGCGAGCATTACCAGAGCCACGTGGCGGTGGAGACCGGGCCAGAAACGCCCTTCATATTCATCGAGTCCCAGCTCACCTTTGGCGTCCTGATAGAAGCGTTCGATGACCCAGCGCACATGAAGCAGACCCATCAACTCTTCCGGTCCGGACTCGTCGAGTCCCCAAACGAAGTACTGTTTCTGGTCGCCCGCATGGCCTTCCAAAGGACGCTCCCCGATGAGCCAGCCGCTGCTGGCAATGTGCTTGCTTCGCTGGCCGCTTCGGTAGACGCGCACTCGGGCGCATTGTTTGACCAAGGCGCCCTTGGTGCCCTCTCGCCAAGCGACTTGGTGCCACGCTTCCGCGGGCAGCCCCTCCAAAATCGCCTTGGCTTCCAGGTTCCGGATGCGCTCAGCGAGCGTGGAAACCTTGCGAGGGCGGCCTTTCCCCGAGTATGCCGGCGACGGCGGATCGCCTGGATCAGCCTCCACTTGTTCGGCCAAACGAAAGCGTACCGCCACGCCAACCGCTACCCCGTAGGGCAACTGCCGGGCTTCCAGGCCGTCGAGGAAGG
It includes:
- a CDS encoding IS701 family transposase — encoded protein: MAIRKAGAEPLPELAAFLEPFSKVVRRTESKHALERYTTGLLSDLARKTSAQMGRSLPGTNDQRLQEFLTNTAWEAGEMDRLRIAHMLEHASVGDGVLVVDDTGIAKKGTHSVGAARQYSGTLGRVDNCQVLVTAHYVDGVFDWPAMARLYLPESWSKDPPRCRKAQVPSETGFQTKGEIALGLIDEARNAGLEPRAVLTDAGYGDQPAFLDGLEARQLPYGVAVGVAVRFRLAEQVEADPGDPPSPAYSGKGRPRKVSTLAERIRNLEAKAILEGLPAEAWHQVAWREGTKGALVKQCARVRVYRSGQRSKHIASSGWLIGERPLEGHAGDQKQYFVWGLDESGPEELMGLLHVRWVIERFYQDAKGELGLDEYEGRFWPGLHRHVALVMLAHCFLTLQQSFGAAVVGRNPAPPTRGFPPGGAKKYRRTPAART